The Kineosporia sp. NBRC 101731 genome has a window encoding:
- a CDS encoding metallopeptidase TldD-related protein — translation MSTSSEFVEIALGEIARAGADLGAAVLVSEASTANLRWALSGLTTNGLTSARTVTVIVGAPVAGGTGAGVLSRQGLDADGVRALAADTVALARDAEPAEDAAPFVTGEELPGFADPGAETGASTLSGVAEALGEVFGRSRAQDRESFGFALHEVVTTWLGTTGGLRYRHEQPRGTIELTGKAGARSRSAYVAGATRDFGDVDVLAMDDEIATRLRWQERPITLKPGRYTTVLPPTSVADLMIYFLWSSDARTAHEGRSVFSRTGGGTRVGETITSSPVSLLSDPFHAGLGCADRVLTTASSPMASVFDNGLASPAATWLDSGTISNLPTTRHTAGLTGLPLAPAADNLVLTGADGTGSTLDLLAGVDNGLLLSSMWYIREVDPQTLLLTGLTRDGVYVVENGEVVGATSNFRYNESPVDLLSRIDAYGATEVCLSREWGEWFTRTAMPALRIQDFNMSTVAEGA, via the coding sequence ATGAGCACGTCGTCGGAGTTCGTCGAGATCGCCCTCGGCGAAATTGCCCGGGCCGGAGCCGATCTGGGCGCCGCGGTGCTGGTCTCCGAGGCCAGCACCGCGAATCTGCGCTGGGCCCTGAGCGGCCTGACCACCAACGGCCTGACCTCCGCCCGCACGGTCACCGTGATCGTCGGCGCGCCCGTCGCCGGTGGCACCGGTGCGGGCGTGCTGAGCCGTCAGGGGCTGGACGCGGACGGCGTTCGGGCTCTCGCCGCCGACACCGTCGCCCTGGCCCGCGACGCCGAACCGGCAGAAGACGCGGCGCCTTTCGTGACCGGCGAGGAACTGCCCGGGTTCGCCGACCCGGGGGCCGAGACCGGCGCGTCCACCCTGTCGGGGGTCGCGGAGGCGCTCGGTGAGGTGTTCGGGCGCTCCCGCGCCCAGGATCGCGAGTCGTTCGGTTTCGCCCTGCACGAGGTGGTCACCACCTGGCTGGGCACGACCGGGGGCCTGCGCTACCGGCACGAGCAGCCGCGGGGCACCATCGAGCTGACCGGGAAGGCCGGAGCCAGAAGCCGTTCCGCCTACGTGGCGGGCGCCACCCGCGACTTCGGTGATGTCGACGTGCTGGCGATGGACGACGAGATCGCCACCCGGCTGCGCTGGCAGGAACGCCCGATCACGCTGAAGCCGGGCCGGTACACCACGGTGTTGCCGCCCACCTCGGTCGCCGACCTGATGATCTACTTCCTGTGGTCGTCCGACGCCCGCACCGCACACGAGGGCCGCAGCGTGTTCTCGCGCACCGGCGGTGGCACCCGGGTCGGTGAGACGATCACCAGCAGCCCGGTGAGCCTGCTCAGCGACCCGTTCCACGCCGGACTGGGGTGCGCCGACCGGGTTCTGACCACCGCGTCGTCGCCGATGGCCTCGGTGTTCGACAACGGCCTGGCCTCCCCCGCCGCCACCTGGCTGGACTCCGGCACGATCAGCAACCTGCCCACCACCCGGCACACCGCCGGCCTGACCGGGCTGCCTCTGGCCCCCGCGGCCGACAACCTGGTGCTGACCGGCGCGGACGGCACCGGCAGCACCCTTGACCTGCTGGCCGGGGTGGACAACGGCCTGCTGCTGAGCTCGATGTGGTATATCCGCGAGGTCGACCCCCAGACGCTGCTGCTGACCGGCCTCACCCGCGACGGGGTCTATGTCGTCGAGAATGGCGAGGTCGTCGGCGCCACCAGCAATTTCCGCTACAACGAGAGCCCGGTGGACCTGCTGTCCCGGATCGACGCCTACGGCGCCACCGAGGTGTGCCTGAGCCGGGAGTGGGGCGAATGGTTCACCCGCACCGCCATGCCGGCGTTGCGGATCCAGGACTTCAACATGAGCACGGTGGCCGAAGGCGCCTGA
- a CDS encoding histidine phosphatase family protein has protein sequence MSTAPTRRLILIRHAKAEQATPGQEDVDRPLAPRGLLDAVVGGQELALVAVPDLVLCSPARRTRQTWRTVLEGLSGELAQPAHPEVKYPHGLYEAGVFDLVETVRKAGGQASVVVLVGHEPTMSEATLSLAGAGSDPDAVQHVKAGFPTAGIAVLAVEREWADLAPGDGRLEKFVVPRADGGGSIG, from the coding sequence ATGAGCACCGCACCGACCCGCAGGCTGATCCTGATCCGGCACGCGAAGGCGGAGCAGGCGACGCCCGGCCAGGAGGACGTGGACCGTCCGCTGGCACCGCGCGGCCTGCTCGACGCCGTGGTGGGTGGTCAGGAGCTGGCGCTCGTCGCCGTCCCCGACCTGGTGCTGTGCTCCCCCGCCCGGCGCACCCGGCAGACCTGGCGCACCGTGCTCGAGGGCCTCTCGGGAGAACTCGCGCAGCCGGCCCACCCCGAGGTGAAGTACCCGCACGGCCTGTACGAGGCGGGGGTGTTCGACCTGGTCGAGACCGTGCGTAAGGCCGGGGGCCAGGCATCCGTCGTGGTGCTGGTCGGGCACGAGCCGACCATGTCGGAGGCCACGCTGTCCCTGGCCGGCGCCGGGTCCGACCCGGACGCCGTGCAGCACGTCAAGGCCGGCTTCCCGACCGCGGGTATCGCGGTGCTGGCGGTCGAGCGGGAGTGGGCCGACCTGGCGCCCGGTGACGGACGGCTGGAGAAGTTCGTGGTACCCCGGGCCGACGGTGGCGGCTCGATCGGCTGA
- a CDS encoding SDR family oxidoreductase — MDLGLSDRVYVVTGASRGLGRACAELLAAEGARLVLCDRDEEELKATAASLGGSERAIAVPGDIGEPGIETCLVAAAVARYGRLDGGLISVGEPPSGAVMDLDDGAWRMAFEETFLGPLRLARTVGKLSSREGGSVVLVLSTTVKETVAGQALSDGMRPGLAMAAKTLANELGDRNVRVNGIMPGRVDADRSRTPDAAGGRPEEVRRQQESRIPLGRYGEPLEFARPAVFLLSPAASFVTGTMLAVDGGLSHVL; from the coding sequence ATGGATCTGGGTCTGTCAGACCGGGTGTACGTCGTGACGGGAGCTTCGAGGGGTCTCGGCAGGGCCTGCGCGGAACTGCTCGCGGCCGAGGGCGCGCGCCTGGTGCTGTGCGACCGCGACGAGGAGGAGCTGAAGGCGACCGCGGCGTCGCTCGGCGGTTCCGAACGGGCGATCGCCGTGCCCGGCGACATCGGTGAGCCGGGGATCGAGACCTGCCTGGTCGCGGCCGCGGTGGCCCGGTACGGGCGACTCGACGGTGGCCTGATCAGCGTCGGCGAGCCGCCGTCGGGCGCGGTGATGGACCTCGACGACGGCGCCTGGCGCATGGCGTTCGAGGAGACCTTCCTGGGTCCGCTGCGCCTGGCCCGCACGGTCGGCAAGCTGTCGTCGCGCGAGGGCGGCTCGGTGGTGCTCGTGCTGTCCACCACGGTCAAGGAAACCGTTGCGGGCCAAGCGCTCTCCGACGGTATGCGACCCGGCCTGGCGATGGCGGCCAAGACCCTGGCGAACGAGCTGGGTGACCGCAACGTGCGGGTCAACGGCATCATGCCCGGGCGCGTCGACGCCGACCGCTCCCGCACACCCGACGCCGCCGGCGGGCGCCCGGAGGAGGTGCGCCGGCAGCAGGAGTCGCGGATCCCGCTCGGAAGGTACGGCGAGCCGCTGGAATTCGCCCGTCCTGCGGTGTTCCTGCTCTCACCCGCGGCCAGTTTCGTGACGGGAACGATGCTGGCGGTAGACGGCGGCCTCTCCCACGTCCTCTAA
- the fabI gene encoding enoyl-ACP reductase FabI produces the protein MGLLEGKKLLVTGVLMDSSIAFHAARVAQEEGAEVVLSSFGRQMKLTQAIAKRLPKTPPVIELDVTSTEDLAALPERVREHVDSLDGVLHSIGFAPQSAMGGNFLNTEWEDVATALQISAFSYKSLAVAALPLLKEGGAVVGLTLDARIAWPTYDWMGVAKAALESTSRYVARDLGPKGIRSNIVAAGPLRTTAAKAIPSFEAFDELFQNRAPLGWDVRNAEPTAKACVALLSDWFPATTGTIVYVDGGFQAMAGNV, from the coding sequence ATGGGACTGCTCGAGGGCAAGAAGCTGCTCGTGACGGGTGTGCTGATGGACTCGTCCATCGCTTTCCACGCGGCGAGGGTTGCCCAGGAGGAGGGCGCCGAGGTCGTGCTGAGCTCCTTCGGCCGGCAGATGAAGCTCACGCAGGCCATCGCCAAGCGCCTGCCGAAGACCCCGCCGGTGATCGAGCTCGATGTCACCAGCACCGAAGACCTGGCCGCGCTGCCCGAGCGGGTGCGCGAGCACGTCGACAGCCTGGACGGCGTGCTGCACTCCATCGGTTTCGCGCCGCAGAGCGCGATGGGTGGCAACTTCCTCAACACCGAGTGGGAAGACGTCGCCACGGCGCTGCAGATCTCGGCCTTCAGCTACAAGTCGCTGGCTGTGGCCGCACTGCCGCTGCTGAAGGAGGGCGGCGCGGTGGTCGGCCTGACCCTCGACGCGCGCATCGCCTGGCCGACCTACGACTGGATGGGTGTGGCCAAGGCCGCGCTGGAGTCGACGTCACGCTATGTGGCCCGGGACCTGGGTCCCAAGGGCATCCGCAGCAACATCGTGGCGGCCGGCCCGCTGCGCACCACGGCCGCGAAGGCGATCCCGAGTTTCGAGGCCTTCGACGAGCTGTTCCAGAACCGCGCCCCGCTGGGCTGGGACGTGCGTAACGCGGAGCCCACCGCCAAGGCCTGCGTGGCGCTGCTGTCCGACTGGTTCCCGGCGACCACGGGCACGATCGTGTACGTGGACGGCGGTTTCCAGGCGATGGCCGGCAACGTCTGA
- a CDS encoding DUF3099 domain-containing protein, with the protein MSPLSDDLDARIRRYLISMSMRVVCVILAIVVHTRWGHWSWWIFAIGAVFLPYVAVVMANATDRRGGPGPAPVTPVTPSVRTALSSAAPAATVDEDIEVTIHPPQRPFHEESSGSEAFEGSFDASRANGREFVRDSTLPSDRPQ; encoded by the coding sequence GTGTCGCCCCTTTCCGACGATCTGGACGCACGGATCCGTCGCTACCTGATCTCGATGAGCATGCGCGTCGTCTGCGTCATCCTCGCCATCGTCGTCCACACCCGGTGGGGCCACTGGTCGTGGTGGATCTTCGCGATCGGTGCGGTCTTCCTGCCCTACGTCGCCGTCGTCATGGCCAACGCCACCGACCGGCGCGGCGGACCCGGCCCGGCCCCCGTCACCCCCGTCACCCCGTCGGTGCGCACCGCGCTGTCGTCGGCGGCTCCCGCCGCGACGGTGGACGAGGACATCGAGGTGACGATTCATCCGCCACAGCGCCCATTTCATGAAGAATCGTCCGGTTCGGAGGCTTTTGAGGGCAGTTTCGACGCTTCGCGGGCCAACGGCCGGGAATTTGTGAGGGATTCGACCCTGCCGTCCGATAGGCCGCAGTGA
- the fabG gene encoding 3-oxoacyl-[acyl-carrier-protein] reductase gives MARSVLVTGGNRGIGLAIARAMAEDGDAVTVTHRSGEPPAGLKGVLCEITDTESVKNAVAQVEADQGPIEVLVANAGVTRDTLLMRMSDDDWDTVVDTNLGGTFRCVRAVSKSMIKARRGRIILVGSVVGLMGSPGQVNYAATKSGLVGMARAITREIGGRGITTNVVAPGFIDTDMTASLPEKVRSEYLSRIPAGRFGNVDEIAATVRFLASDSAAYITGAVIPVDGGIGMGH, from the coding sequence GTGGCTCGCAGTGTGCTGGTGACTGGTGGTAACCGAGGGATCGGACTGGCGATCGCCCGGGCGATGGCGGAGGACGGCGACGCCGTCACCGTGACCCACCGCAGCGGCGAGCCGCCGGCCGGCCTGAAGGGTGTCCTCTGCGAGATCACCGACACCGAGTCGGTGAAGAACGCGGTGGCCCAGGTCGAGGCCGACCAGGGCCCGATCGAGGTGCTCGTGGCGAACGCGGGCGTCACCCGCGACACGCTGCTCATGAGGATGAGTGACGACGACTGGGACACGGTCGTCGACACCAACCTGGGTGGCACGTTCCGCTGTGTGCGGGCCGTCAGCAAGTCGATGATCAAGGCCCGTCGTGGCCGCATCATCCTGGTCGGCAGCGTCGTCGGCCTGATGGGATCGCCGGGGCAGGTGAACTACGCGGCCACCAAGTCCGGTCTGGTCGGCATGGCCCGCGCGATCACCCGGGAGATCGGTGGGCGGGGCATCACCACCAACGTCGTGGCGCCGGGCTTCATCGACACGGACATGACGGCGTCCCTGCCGGAGAAGGTGCGGAGCGAGTACCTGAGCCGGATCCCGGCCGGCCGGTTCGGCAATGTCGACGAGATCGCGGCCACCGTGCGCTTCCTCGCCTCCGACTCGGCCGCCTACATCACCGGCGCGGTCATCCCCGTCGACGGTGGCATCGGCATGGGTCACTGA
- a CDS encoding TldD/PmbA family protein translates to MTAQIDADFLALPLDSLADAALQHARSAGGSLLQHADLRVQRMRGGSMQVRDARLSSSSDAVVAGLAVRVLLDGVWGFAATDELTPAAAVATARRALEVARISRPLVAERVELAPEPVHAGATWVSPYTTDPFAVPVAERARHLAGWSGTLLAADGVDHCDVTLNLAKEQKFYADLAGTVTRQQRVLIEPEITVVAIAPAGPESMRSLAPPVARGWEYVLGEGWDFAAEIERLPEHLAERVKAPTVTAGDYDLVIDPTNLWLTIHESVGHATELDRSLGYEAAYAGTSFARLEGVGRFRYGSDLMNVTADRTTPHGGATIGFDDEGVATRSWDLVSGGVLAGFQLDRAMAARCGFAASNGCAYADSALNVPVQRMANVSLAPDAAGSSDVTTADLISGVDDGLYVVGDKSWSIDMQRYNFQFTAQRFYRIQGGKLAGQVKDAAYQGSTPGFWGSLKGLGGPSTYYLGGASNCGKAQPGQSAWVSHGAPATLFEQVKVLNTRSEGGR, encoded by the coding sequence ATGACGGCGCAGATCGACGCCGACTTCCTCGCTCTCCCCCTGGACTCACTGGCCGACGCGGCGCTGCAGCACGCCCGCAGCGCCGGGGGCAGCTTGCTGCAGCATGCCGACCTACGGGTGCAGCGCATGCGCGGTGGGTCGATGCAGGTGCGCGACGCCCGGCTGTCGTCCAGCTCCGACGCGGTGGTCGCCGGCCTGGCGGTGCGCGTGCTGCTCGACGGGGTCTGGGGTTTCGCCGCCACCGACGAGCTCACCCCGGCCGCCGCCGTGGCGACCGCCCGGCGGGCGCTGGAGGTGGCCCGGATCTCGCGGCCCCTGGTCGCCGAGCGGGTCGAGCTGGCCCCTGAGCCGGTGCACGCCGGTGCCACCTGGGTCTCGCCGTACACGACCGACCCGTTCGCGGTTCCCGTGGCGGAACGGGCCCGGCACCTGGCCGGCTGGTCGGGCACGCTGCTCGCCGCCGACGGCGTGGACCACTGTGACGTCACGCTGAACCTGGCCAAGGAGCAGAAGTTCTACGCCGACCTGGCCGGTACGGTCACCCGGCAGCAGCGGGTGCTGATCGAGCCCGAGATCACCGTGGTGGCGATCGCACCGGCCGGTCCGGAGTCGATGCGCTCACTGGCCCCGCCGGTGGCCCGCGGCTGGGAGTACGTGCTCGGTGAGGGATGGGACTTCGCGGCCGAGATCGAGCGTCTGCCGGAGCATCTCGCCGAACGGGTGAAGGCGCCCACGGTGACCGCAGGCGACTACGACCTGGTCATCGACCCGACCAACCTCTGGCTCACCATCCACGAGTCGGTCGGCCACGCGACCGAGCTCGACCGCTCCCTGGGCTACGAGGCGGCCTACGCCGGAACCAGTTTCGCCCGCCTGGAGGGCGTCGGCAGGTTCCGCTACGGCAGCGACCTGATGAACGTCACGGCCGACCGCACCACCCCGCACGGTGGGGCCACCATCGGTTTCGACGACGAGGGCGTGGCCACCCGCTCCTGGGACCTGGTCTCGGGCGGTGTGCTGGCCGGCTTCCAGCTCGACCGGGCGATGGCCGCGCGCTGTGGTTTCGCGGCGTCCAACGGCTGCGCGTACGCCGACTCGGCACTCAACGTGCCGGTGCAGCGGATGGCGAACGTCAGTCTGGCCCCTGATGCAGCGGGCTCCTCGGACGTGACGACCGCCGACCTGATCTCCGGTGTGGACGACGGCCTCTACGTGGTCGGCGACAAGTCCTGGTCGATCGACATGCAGCGCTACAACTTCCAGTTCACCGCCCAGCGGTTCTACCGGATCCAGGGTGGGAAGCTGGCCGGGCAGGTGAAAGACGCCGCCTACCAGGGCTCCACACCGGGCTTCTGGGGCTCGCTGAAGGGCCTGGGCGGACCGTCCACCTACTACCTCGGTGGGGCGTCGAACTGCGGCAAGGCCCAGCCCGGTCAGTCCGCCTGGGTCAGCCACGGCGCCCCGGCCACACTTTTCGAGCAGGTCAAGGTGCTCAACACGCGCAGCGAGGGGGGCCGATGA
- the serB gene encoding phosphoserine phosphatase SerB, with product MTTQQDAPAPTTSLPSDGSPTVLFTLTGPDRPGVTTAVFQALTRSGVEVLDVEQVVVRGHLSLAVLVTAGDDEAGTIGAVRVVGGELGLTVTGLPGTGDNSKRRRNRLAVTMLGAPLLPSAVAGVAGRIAEHGANIDRIRRISRFPVTTIEMDVSGGDGEVLRRELTAEAMAHGADLAVCPAGLARRGRRLVVMDVDSTLIQDEVIELLAGHAGPEVEKQVAHVTERAMRGELDFAQSLHERVACLAGLPESVLDDVYHSVRLTRGARTLTRTLRRLGFTLGVVSGGFIEVVAPLARDLGIHHVAANQLEVADGHLTGRVVGAVVDRAAKAASLRRFAELEGLSLSRTVAIGDGANDLDMLATAGLGIAFCAKPVVREQADTSVSVPYLDAVLYLLGIPRSEIEDADEDLAPAVPGEAEAPTGGNRS from the coding sequence GTGACCACGCAGCAGGATGCTCCGGCACCGACGACCTCCCTGCCCTCCGACGGCTCCCCCACCGTGCTGTTCACCCTCACCGGCCCCGACCGGCCGGGGGTGACGACCGCCGTCTTCCAGGCCCTGACCCGTTCCGGCGTCGAGGTTCTCGATGTGGAGCAGGTGGTGGTGCGGGGTCATCTGTCCCTCGCCGTGCTGGTGACGGCCGGCGACGACGAGGCGGGCACGATCGGCGCCGTGCGTGTGGTCGGCGGAGAGCTCGGGCTGACGGTGACCGGGTTGCCGGGCACCGGTGACAACTCCAAGCGACGCCGCAACCGGCTGGCCGTGACCATGCTCGGCGCGCCGTTGCTGCCCTCGGCCGTGGCCGGGGTCGCGGGCCGGATCGCCGAGCACGGGGCCAACATCGACCGCATCCGGCGCATCTCCCGCTTCCCGGTCACCACCATCGAGATGGACGTGTCCGGTGGTGACGGTGAGGTGCTGCGCCGCGAACTGACCGCCGAGGCGATGGCTCACGGGGCCGACCTCGCCGTCTGCCCGGCCGGGCTGGCCCGCCGCGGCCGACGCCTGGTGGTGATGGACGTCGACTCCACGCTGATCCAGGACGAGGTGATCGAGCTGCTCGCGGGCCACGCCGGCCCGGAGGTGGAGAAGCAGGTCGCCCACGTCACCGAGCGGGCCATGCGCGGCGAGCTGGACTTCGCGCAGAGCCTGCACGAGCGCGTCGCCTGCCTGGCCGGGCTGCCCGAGAGCGTGCTGGACGACGTCTACCACTCGGTGCGCCTGACCCGCGGCGCCCGCACGCTCACCCGCACCCTGCGCCGTCTGGGCTTCACCCTGGGTGTGGTGTCGGGCGGGTTCATCGAGGTGGTGGCGCCCCTGGCCCGCGACCTCGGCATCCATCACGTGGCGGCCAACCAGCTGGAGGTCGCCGACGGGCACCTCACCGGCCGGGTGGTGGGAGCGGTGGTCGACCGCGCCGCCAAGGCTGCCTCGCTGCGCCGGTTCGCCGAGCTCGAGGGTCTGTCGCTGTCCCGCACGGTCGCGATCGGCGACGGCGCGAACGACCTGGACATGCTGGCCACCGCCGGCCTGGGCATCGCCTTCTGCGCCAAGCCGGTAGTTCGTGAGCAGGCCGACACCTCGGTGAGCGTGCCCTACCTCGACGCCGTGCTGTACCTGCTCGGGATCCCGCGATCCGAGATCGAGGACGCCGACGAAGATCTTGCCCCGGCTGTTCCGGGTGAGGCCGAAGCACCGACCGGAGGGAACCGATCATGA
- a CDS encoding SURF1 family protein: MSVEAPQETEDSTPAPRRGAWDTTRAALGLLRERGWMLSLVGIVVLSIVFVFLGRWQFHRHEVRSARNNLIKANYDAAPVPLNQLIPATAQKASAALPHDLQYRPVTVTGEYLADRTVLIRNRPHDQIGQAGSLSAGGSNSQNGYEVVVPLRTTDGSVLFVDRGWIPAGAANASRPDSVPAAPTGEVTVVARLRSSEEASNRTAPAGQAARINIPALVRQTGIEQDRVAGAFGALVSEDPSATDTPEAADRPQESIGINLSYSVQWDGFALVAYILFGVAAVREVRRRDEEEMEDEEEEGPPALTGATYR; the protein is encoded by the coding sequence GTGAGCGTCGAGGCGCCGCAGGAGACGGAAGACTCCACCCCGGCCCCCCGGCGGGGCGCCTGGGACACCACCCGGGCCGCCCTGGGCCTGCTGCGCGAACGCGGCTGGATGCTCTCCCTCGTCGGTATCGTCGTGCTGTCGATCGTGTTCGTGTTCCTCGGGCGCTGGCAGTTCCACCGGCACGAGGTCCGCTCGGCCCGCAACAACCTGATCAAGGCGAACTACGACGCCGCCCCGGTGCCGCTGAACCAGCTGATCCCCGCCACGGCCCAGAAGGCCTCCGCCGCGCTGCCCCACGACCTGCAGTATCGGCCGGTCACGGTGACGGGCGAATACCTGGCCGACCGGACGGTGCTGATCCGCAACCGGCCGCACGACCAGATCGGCCAGGCCGGCTCGCTCAGCGCCGGGGGCAGCAACTCCCAGAACGGCTACGAGGTGGTCGTGCCCCTGCGCACCACCGACGGCTCGGTGCTGTTCGTCGACCGCGGCTGGATCCCGGCCGGTGCGGCGAACGCCTCGAGGCCGGACAGTGTGCCGGCCGCGCCCACCGGCGAGGTCACGGTGGTGGCCCGGCTGCGGTCCAGCGAGGAGGCATCGAACCGCACGGCACCGGCCGGGCAGGCGGCCCGGATCAACATCCCGGCCCTGGTGCGGCAGACCGGCATCGAGCAGGACCGGGTCGCCGGGGCCTTCGGCGCCCTGGTCAGTGAAGACCCGTCCGCCACCGACACTCCCGAGGCCGCCGACCGGCCCCAGGAGAGCATCGGTATCAACCTGTCCTACTCCGTGCAGTGGGACGGGTTCGCGCTGGTGGCGTACATCCTCTTCGGCGTGGCCGCCGTGCGTGAGGTGCGCCGGCGGGACGAGGAGGAGATGGAGGACGAGGAGGAGGAAGGTCCTCCCGCCCTCACCGGTGCCACCTACCGCTGA
- a CDS encoding prephenate dehydratase, producing MNTRTRRIAFQGELGANSHIACRDVYPDYDPVPFRTFEECFTALGDGTADLAMIPVENSTAGRVADIHYLLPDSTVHIVGEYFLPIRHQLLGLPGTTLEQVKSARSHPQALDQCRNALRDLGITPVTATDTAGSAREIIEAGDPSVAAIASTLAAEVYGLDVLRADFEDEAHNTTRFIILSPENLRAAPGVGPIVTTFVFGVRNIPAALYKGLGGFATNGVNMTKLESYMVGGNFTATRFLADIDGHPDEPHVARAFEELSFFAEVRMLGVYRASPFRAQQRPGI from the coding sequence ATGAATACCCGTACCCGCCGGATCGCGTTCCAGGGTGAACTGGGCGCCAATTCGCACATCGCCTGCCGTGACGTCTATCCCGACTACGACCCGGTGCCGTTCCGCACCTTCGAGGAGTGCTTCACCGCGCTCGGGGACGGCACGGCCGACCTGGCGATGATCCCGGTGGAGAACTCCACGGCCGGGCGGGTGGCCGACATCCACTACCTGCTGCCCGACTCCACGGTGCACATCGTCGGCGAGTACTTCCTGCCGATCCGCCACCAGCTGCTCGGCCTGCCGGGCACCACGCTGGAGCAGGTCAAGAGCGCGCGCAGCCACCCGCAGGCGCTCGACCAGTGCCGCAACGCCCTGCGCGACCTCGGCATCACCCCGGTGACCGCCACCGACACGGCCGGCAGCGCCCGGGAGATCATCGAGGCGGGCGACCCCTCGGTGGCCGCGATCGCCTCCACCCTGGCCGCCGAGGTCTACGGCCTGGACGTGCTGCGGGCCGACTTCGAGGACGAGGCCCACAACACCACGCGCTTCATCATCCTCTCCCCCGAGAACCTGCGCGCCGCGCCGGGAGTGGGGCCGATCGTGACCACCTTCGTGTTCGGCGTGCGCAACATCCCGGCCGCGCTCTACAAAGGGCTGGGCGGTTTCGCCACGAACGGCGTGAACATGACCAAGCTGGAGAGCTACATGGTGGGCGGGAACTTCACCGCCACCCGGTTCCTGGCCGACATCGACGGGCACCCCGACGAGCCGCACGTGGCGCGGGCGTTCGAGGAGCTCAGCTTCTTCGCCGAGGTCCGCATGCTGGGCGTGTACCGGGCCAGCCCGTTCCGCGCGCAGCAGCGGCCGGGGATCTAG
- a CDS encoding NADPH:quinone oxidoreductase family protein yields MRAVQITEFGGPEVLRVTDLDEPTPGAGELLVEVDSAGVNYADTHQAEDSYLVRQTLPFVPGSEVVGRVVAGSGLPIGTRVLGLTSGGGGYAERVVVPSDQAFRLKDDLTDAQALALLVHGTTAWHLLRRSAELRGGETVVIHAAAGGVGTMAVQLARAWGAGRIIATASGEAKCELARSLGAHVALDISATTTADEVRDALLAANDGQGVDLVLEMTGGHVFDGSLASLRPLGRIAVFGLASKIDPAPVRVQKLMRKSLTLTGFWLPHAVAQPGLLAGALEEMRSMVRAGVLNPVLGGSYPLAEAARAHEDLRSRRSTGKLVLDISGQGITQVVAKES; encoded by the coding sequence GTGCGAGCTGTGCAGATTACCGAGTTCGGCGGTCCCGAGGTACTCAGGGTGACCGACCTCGACGAACCCACGCCCGGTGCGGGTGAACTGCTGGTCGAGGTCGACTCGGCCGGGGTGAACTACGCCGACACCCACCAGGCCGAAGATTCCTACCTGGTCCGGCAGACCCTGCCGTTCGTGCCGGGCAGCGAGGTCGTCGGCCGGGTCGTCGCCGGGTCGGGCCTCCCGATCGGCACCCGTGTGCTGGGGCTCACCTCGGGCGGAGGTGGCTACGCCGAGCGCGTCGTGGTGCCGTCCGACCAGGCCTTCAGGCTGAAAGACGATCTGACCGACGCCCAGGCCCTGGCCCTGCTGGTGCACGGCACCACCGCCTGGCACCTGTTGCGACGCAGCGCCGAACTGCGCGGGGGCGAGACCGTCGTGATCCACGCCGCGGCCGGCGGCGTCGGCACCATGGCCGTGCAGCTGGCCCGGGCCTGGGGTGCCGGGCGCATCATCGCCACCGCCTCGGGCGAGGCCAAGTGCGAGCTGGCGCGCTCGCTCGGCGCCCACGTGGCTCTCGACATCTCGGCCACGACCACCGCCGACGAGGTGCGTGACGCGCTGCTCGCCGCGAACGACGGCCAGGGTGTCGACCTGGTGCTGGAGATGACCGGTGGGCACGTCTTCGACGGTTCCCTGGCCTCCCTGCGCCCACTGGGGCGGATCGCGGTGTTCGGGCTCGCCTCGAAGATCGACCCGGCACCGGTGCGCGTGCAGAAGCTGATGCGCAAGTCGCTCACGCTGACCGGCTTCTGGCTCCCCCACGCCGTGGCCCAGCCCGGCCTGCTGGCCGGCGCGCTGGAGGAGATGCGCTCGATGGTGCGGGCCGGCGTGCTCAACCCGGTCCTGGGTGGCAGTTATCCCCTTGCCGAGGCCGCCCGCGCGCACGAGGATCTTCGCAGCCGCCGCAGCACCGGGAAGCTGGTGCTCGACATCTCCGGACAAGGGATCACGCAGGTCGTCGCTAAGGAGTCCTGA